The Oncorhynchus tshawytscha isolate Ot180627B linkage group LG16, Otsh_v2.0, whole genome shotgun sequence nucleotide sequence CTGAATGGTCCAGTGTCAGTCCTGACATAAATCTGCTTCAAAGTTCAGTCCTGACATAAATCTGAATGGTCCAGTGTCAGTCCTGACATAAATCTGCTTCAAAGTAGTGTTCCTGAATGGTCCAGTGTCAGTCCTGACATAAATCTGCTTCAAAGTAGTGTTCCTGAATGGTCCAGTGTCAGTCCTGACATAAATCTGCTTCAAAGTAGTGTTCCTGAATGGTCCAGTGTCAGTCCTGACATAAATCTGCTTCAAAGTAGTGTTCCTGAATGGTCCAGTGTCAGTCCTGACATAAATCTGCTTCAAAGTAGTGTTCCTGAATGGTCCAGTGTCAGTCCTGACATAAATCTGCTTCAAAGTAGTGTTCCTGAATGGTCCAGTGTCAGTCCTGACATAAATCTGCTTCAAAGTAGTGTTCCTGAATGGTCCAGTGTCAGTCCTGACATAAATCTGCTTCAAAGTAGTGTTCCTGAATGGTCCAGTGTCAGTCCTGACATAAATCTGCTTCAAAGTAGTGTTCCTGAATGGTCCAGTGTCAGTCCTGACATACAAAGTAGTGTTCCTGAATGGTCCAGTGTCAGTCCTGACATTCTGCTTCAAAGTAGTGTTCCTGAATGGTCCAGTGTCAGTCCTGACATACATCTGCTTCAAAGTAGTGTTCCTGAATGGTCCAGTGTCAGTCCTGACATAAATCTGCTTCAAAGTAGTGTTCCTGAATGGTCCAGTGTCAGTCCTGACATACATCTGCTTCAAAGTAGTGTTCCTGAATGGTCCAGTGTCAGTCCTGACATAAATCTGCTTCAAAGTAGTGTTCCTGAATGGTCCAGTGTCAGTCCTGACATACATCTGCTTCAAAGAATTGCTGTCCATCAATTGTTCCCAACCAAATTTACAAGAGGTTGAGCaaatttgacaaaaacaatggataggCCTATATGTTGTGCAAGGTTGATAGAATCTTATTCcaaatgattcacagctgtaatgacggCCTAAGGTGCTTCCACCGAGTGTTAACTCTGGTGTGTGAAGACATACTCAATTATGACTTTTTATTAATTTAGAAAATgttaaatcatttttattttactttgaAAAGTTTTAGCAGGTTGTatagaaatgaaaaaaaaaactaatttaaCCCTTTTTTAGATTTAAATTTAAGAGAGCAAAATGTGATCTTTCAATACATTTCCTGGTTTCCCAGAAATCGTTTTTGGATGACTCAGGATTTCCCTTCTGATTCTGGGAATCCTCCAACCGGGATTTATTGAAAGTACCCGGAATTTTGCAACCCCATTAGCGACTGTACATTTGATCATGGGGATTGTTCTACCAGCTTTTGGTTTCTGTTAAACATTGCTGTTTCAAAATAAACACTGCTCCTGACTCAACTTTGAAAATATGCACAGTGTGTAGCTAACTTCCTGCTTCCATTCAAGCCTGCATGTTTGAAAAAATGGAGAAAGCATATCATGTTTCATTAATTATAATATATACCATTTAACAgttacttttatccaaagcgagtTACAATCATGCGTGGACACATTTGTGACGTATTGGGttgtcccaggaatcaaacctaCTATCCTGCTGTTGCAAGTTCCatactgagctacagaggacctgtTCACTGTAGGTTTTATATATCTGATCCTACAGTTAGTTTAAACTTTTTTGGGGAGATTGTGCAATGTGTGACAGAATGTGAAAATGAGGACGGAATAGAAATATTAAATCTAAAGGCCAGGTGACAAAGGTCTGATTCAGAGGTTGCTCATCACTCCCTGCTGACTTCTATGTAcagtccaaacacacacacacctctcctgaCAAAGCAACTCTTCCCTTTACTTGCTGCAAACAAACACTCCAGGCAAAAGTTTTGTTTAAGTCAGGTAAAATTATTGTTTTCCTCTCTCAATTTCTGATGATTTAAATAAGCTGTTTACTGTAAGAGCTAGCAATGTTTTGACAGGTTTTGAGTAAACAAACTCAGCAATGGAAATACAAAATTAACTCCTCGGCAACAGAGGGCTACCAGGAGGACAGCTCGGAGACAGATGCTCCGGAGTTCTGTGACAGGGAAATTACCCACGACTTCGAGGTCAAACTCTCAATCTACTACTTGCTGATCTTCACACGGAGAGTGATGGGCAACAATTTGATCTTCTACATCGTCTGCAAGTTGGAGAAACACGACACAGTGGGCAACATCTTCCTACTCAACCTGTTAATGTCGGACCTGGTCTTCATGTCTAGTCTGCCATTCTGGGCTGTGTCCCACCACATGTCCAGCTGGGTCTTCGGCCGGGCCTGGTGTAAGATCGTGGGCAGCAATTACTTTCTGGGTTTCTACAGCTCCATCTTGTTCCTGACTCTCATGACCTTTGACCGGTACCTGGCTCTACACCAGGCTGTCCACCAGGCTTTGCCGGAGGAGCTTATGCCCTGGTCTCGTTCGCCGCTGTGTGAGGCATCAGCCTCCTGGCGTGCATCAAGCCGTTTATACTCTATGACCAGGCAGAGCATTACTCCCAGGGGTTGATGTGTGAGGAGGTCAGCGCCTTGGAAGGGATCAACTTTAAGGTGTTGGAGATGTTGGGGCCTTACCTCCAGTTAGGCTTGTTTTTCATATATCCTctcatagtttttttttttactgctactTTAGGATCGCCATGACGGTCATCTCTTCCAGGACTGTGAGACTCATATTTGTCATGCTGGACACCTCATAATGTTGTGGTGATGCTTCAAGAGGATGAAGACGACTGTGTGAGTCCGCAAACTTGACAATGCGCTGTAAGTTACTCGTATGGTCACATATCTGTACTTCTGTGTCAACCCTGGCTTCTACACCTTTGTGAGGAAAAAAGCTCCAGAACCACTTCAGAATTCTGCTGGTGAGACATGTGCCGTGTCCTAAGAACCAGTCCAAGGTACTAGCCGGACAATGTCACAAATTAGGAACCTTCATGTGGGCAGGACTAGTTAAACAGATGGACAGGTATGATCTAAGAGCCCCATGGCAcagaaatgtacagtatattaatgAACATCTAGCAGTTGCATATTAGTTAACAAATCTTGGAAAATACACGTAGTTACTCACTGCTGTGCATCTGCATTcagggagacaccctggacccaaactgttgcagacctatatccatcctgccctgcctatctaaggtcttcgaaagccaagtaaaCAAagagatcactgaccatctcgaatcccaccgtatcttCTCCGCTGTGctatctggtttccgagccggtcacgggtgcacctcagccacgctcaaggtactaaacgatatgatatcataaccgccatcgataaaagacagccgtcttcatcgacctggccaaggctttcgactctgtcaatccccatattcttatcgacagactcagtagcctcggtttttctaatgactgccttgcctggttctccaactactttgcagacagagttcagtgtgtcaaatcggagggcatgttgtccggtcctctggcagtctctatgggggtgccacagggttcaattctcgggccgactcttttctctgtatatattatatcaatgatgttgctcttgctgcgggcgattccctgatccacctctatgcagacgacaccattctgtatacttctggcccttccttggacactgagcgagcttcaatgccatacaacactccttccgtggcctccaactgctcttaaaccaaatgcatgcttttcaactgttcgctgcctgcacctgcatgcccgactagcatcaccaccctggatggttccgacctagaatatgtggacatctataagtacctaggtgtctggctagactgtaaaccctccttccagactcatatcaaacatctccaatccaaaatcaaatctagaatcggctttctattttgcaacaaagcctccttcactcacactgccaaacttaccctagtaaagctgactatcctaccgatcctcgacttcggcgatgtcatttacaaaatggcttccaatactctattcagcaaactggatgcagttttttcacagtgccatccgttttgttactaaagcaccttataccacccaccactgcgacctgtgtgctctagttggctgaccctcgctacatatttgtcgccagacccactggctccaggtcatctacaagtccatgctaggtaaagctctgccttatctcagttcactggtcacgatggcaacacccacccgtagcacgcgctccagcaggtgtatctcactgataatccctaaagccaacatctcatttggccgcctttcctttcagttctccgCTGCCTGTgaatggaacgaattgcaaaaatcgttgaagttggagacttttatctcccacaccaactttaaacatctgctatctgagcagctaaccgatcgctgcagctgtacatagtccatcggtaaatagcccacccaatttacctacctcatccccatactgtttttatttatttacttttctgctcttttgcacaccagtatctctacctgcacatgaccatctgatcatgtatcactccagtgttaatctgctaaattgtaattattcgcctacctcctcatgccttttgcactctttttttaaagttaaatgattaaaaaaaatcctactgtgttattgactactgtgttattgactactgtgttattgacttgtttattgtttactccatgtgtaactctgtgctgctgtctgttcacactgcaatgctttgtcttggccaggtcgcagttgtaaatgagaacctgtctagcctacctggttaaataaaggtgaaatagaaataaaataaaataaaataaaaagaaccGTCAAACTACAATACTAAATCCCTCTTCAACCAGGGAGTTTTTCTCTGCAATTCTCAGAAAATCTAATGACTTTGagcaaagaggaagagagggttggTGACGGATAATCTAGTTACAGATAGCTGGAACACTGGCCAGGTTAGAATACAGGTAAACATTTGTCATGAGAGCAAAAAGACCTTGAACATTCTGTATGTTTAGTTCACAGTCAAACAGTTCCTTATTCCTTTTAGCTGTATTCCGGGTTAAATTAATGCAATAGTCTATGCAACACACCATTATTCTGTCTTTCCTTACTGTACTGGGAATAAAAGCCCTatacttatttttttttaatgagaatATGCCCACACACAAGTTTACTGTACCATTCATTAGGTCAAAGTTTTAGTCGATGTAACCATTTTCAAGCCATTACACAGTTCGTATATTCAATATAATAACAGAGAACATTTTCAGTATGGAGATTATGCTGTCTGTTGTGGTTGCTCCGTGGAAAGACAACTATGTGTATGTGTACGAGAAGTGTGCATGCCTTGGCTTATTAAATACTTGGTAATATTTGAAGCCTATATTGCAGCAGTCTGTATGCGGTCTTCATTCTGAGAGGACGAGGACATCTGGGGTGTGTTCAACAACACTTCCCACAAGTAGAGAAGCTGTAAGCAACAACGGATGCAAATTATGGAGTTTGATTAAACCTCGGTGGTGGTAGCATTTATAGAGCTGTAGATTGCATTCACTCAGGAATATAACAGGGAAACAGTTTCCTACACggtcaaaaaaaaaaactgttctcACCGGCGAAAACAAAGAAGGAGATTTCGATTCACCTTCATGTGGTATTTTATCTCACATTTTTAATAGAACTGTCAAGCGGCTCTCTCCTTTTCTACACTTGTGGGGAATGTGACTTCATTATGGGATTAGACTGCATGTTCATGCCCGACTAAGACCTATGTGATACCCTGGGGGTCTGTAAAACCAAACTGCAGATTTTGATGTGTCTCTCCCCTAAGCTTTAGATTGGTCTTGGCTTTATAAGCAAGGC carries:
- the LOC112234278 gene encoding C-C chemokine receptor type 3-like; this encodes MGNNLIFYIVCKLEKHDTVGNIFLLNLLMSDLVFMSSLPFWAVSHHMSSWVFGRAWCKIVGSNYFLGFYSSILFLTLMTFDRYLALHQAVHQALPEELMPWSRSPLCEASASWRASSRLYSMTRQSITPRG